From Catenulispora sp. MAP5-51, one genomic window encodes:
- a CDS encoding phosphotransferase has translation MAGKMRTSRGRAFIKGARLIPDQRGGGAEAWSLLNEAEVLSAVRPHAPELLWPFDAAGWRIVGFEFVNGRQADYAPGSPDLDLEAAAVEDLAARECPPSVKLRVQDRYAALDARAEVFAGDAMVHCDLNPENVLITPDGAVRIVDWAFVSQGTSWLDFGFMVPWLIRSRHVPEAAEAWLAGFPLWKAADPEHVDLFASLLDQTWTRRNVEGAPGWLVEYAGLVRRWHQSRER, from the coding sequence GTGGCCGGGAAGATGCGCACCAGCCGGGGGCGGGCGTTCATCAAAGGCGCCCGCCTCATCCCGGACCAGCGCGGCGGAGGCGCCGAGGCCTGGTCGCTGCTGAACGAGGCCGAGGTCTTGTCCGCGGTACGGCCGCACGCGCCCGAACTGCTGTGGCCGTTCGACGCCGCCGGCTGGCGGATCGTCGGGTTCGAGTTCGTCAACGGCCGGCAAGCCGACTACGCGCCGGGGTCTCCGGATCTGGACCTGGAGGCTGCGGCGGTGGAAGACCTCGCCGCCCGGGAGTGCCCGCCGTCGGTGAAGCTGCGGGTTCAGGACCGGTACGCCGCTCTGGACGCGCGCGCCGAAGTGTTCGCCGGCGACGCCATGGTGCACTGCGACCTGAACCCTGAGAACGTGCTGATCACCCCGGACGGAGCGGTTCGGATCGTCGATTGGGCGTTCGTGTCGCAGGGCACGTCGTGGCTGGACTTCGGCTTCATGGTGCCGTGGCTGATCCGTTCCAGGCACGTCCCGGAGGCTGCCGAGGCGTGGCTGGCGGGGTTCCCGCTGTGGAAGGCCGCGGACCCAGAGCACGTCGACCTGTTCGCGTCGCTGCTGGACCAAACCTGGACGCGACGAAACGTCGAGGGCGCCCCCGGGTGGCTGGTGGAGTACGCCGGGCTGGTGCGGAGATGGCACCAAAGCCGGGAGCGGTAG